In Euphorbia lathyris chromosome 9, ddEupLath1.1, whole genome shotgun sequence, the following are encoded in one genomic region:
- the LOC136207128 gene encoding tRNA (guanine(9)-N1)-methyltransferase: MVGDATEIEQNNPAISSSSPPAQPLLSKNAQKKLLKQQKYEAKKAEKKASIKEHKKKEGERKRKEWEETLAGISEEERTKLIESRKELRKERMNKRSEERENKIHRLTEAKSHGQNIIIDLEFSHLMTSSEIHSLVQQIMYCYAVNGRCASPGHLWLTGCKGEMENQLQKLPGFDKWFIERQSLSYIEALQDQKENLVYLTADSETVLDELDLKKLYIIGGLVDRNRWKGLTMKKAQEQGIQTAKLPISDYLKLSSSQVLTVNQVLEILLKFLETRDWKTSFFQVIPQRKRCDSEHEEAKREEHEQKDEPSEKKKESDEVPSS; this comes from the exons ATGGTGGGCGATGCCACGGAAATTGAGCAGAACAACCCCGCCATTTCTTCAAGTTCACCGCCGGCACAACCACTTCTCTCCAAAAATGCCCAAAAGAAGCTGTTAAAGCAGCAGAAATACGAGGCAAAAAAAGCAGAGAAGAAGGCATCAATTAAAGAGCACAAGAAGAAAGAGGGCGAAAGAAAGCGCAAGGAATGGGAGGAAACCCTAGCCGGCATCTCCGAAGAGGAGAGGACGAAACTTATCGAGTCAAGAAAAGAACTGAGGAAGGAAAGAATGAACAAACGGTCTGAGGAAAGAGAAAACAAGATCCATAGGCTAACAGAAGCCAAATCTCACGGCCAAAACATCATAATTGATCTTGAATTTTCTCATCTCATGACTTCCTCTGAGATTCACAGCCTCGTTCAACAG ATAATGTATTGTTATGCTGTGAATGGAAGATGTGCTTCCCCTGGGCATCTTTGGTTGACAGGATGCAAGGGAGAAATGGAGAACCAATTGCAAAAGCTTCCCGGATTTGATAAATGGTTCATCGAGAGACAAAGTCTATCCTATATTGAAGCATTGCAAGATCAGAAAGAAAATCTAGTTTATCTTACAGCAGATTCAGAAACTGTGCTAGATGAActtgatttaaaaaaattatatataattggTGGTTTAGTAGACCGAAATCGGTGGAAAGGTTTAACAATGAAAAAAGCACAAGAGCAGGGTATCCAAACTGCAAAACTTCCTATAAGCGATTATCTGAAGCTGTCAAGTTCCCAG GTCCTTACAGTAAATCAGGTGTTAGAGATACTTCTCAAGTTCTTGGAAACAAGAGATTGGAAAACTTCATTCTTTCAAGTAATTCCTCAAAGGAAAAGATGCGACTCTGAACATGAAGAAGCCAAGAGGGAAGAACACGAGCAGAAAGATGAGCCGTCTGAGAAGAAAAAAGAGAGTGATGAGGTTCCTTCCAGCTAG